GGCTTCATCactcatttaatttaataagagaaaaattgaaaatgaggTAACACAAATGTAATAATgtgtattgaatttatttaattttatttattaatattgaaaaaactgtataataataaatgaataattaaaataaataaaatgaataataaaaaaacatattacgaATAGCTCGTTTGCCCAACACTGTCAATAAATATCGACCGGCAACACGACGGTCGTGTCGCTGTCAATGCGTGTTGCTACAAGTTCGCAACAAGAAACTTTGTGTTGCTTCGGTGTGAGAATATTCATTAATTTCTACGTGATTTATCAAATGCCAATATTATTGCTTATTGCCGATTGTTAGTGCTTATTGCTCCGGTGTGAGAGCCACCtaacatattatgcaaataGCACAAAAGTGGTGACACGAGACTACGAGAGTCATGACACATGAGATATTTCCAAtcgtcaataaaaataaaatctccaaagtatctataatatccatacaacgtatattattaattattattaacgataCGATGCCACGGATACggtctaaatataataatcaatagaaATAATGTTGTCATATATAACatcataattatagaaaaataatattattatttagtcagTGCCCAATGTCCCTTATGCTGTATGGGCCCCAGTACAACTTGCTCTTTCACATGGTACCATTGAAAACACCACTGCTAGGTTTTTAcagtactgctatagcagtattattcaaaaactggcattaccaaataaaaatattgctgtAGCAGTACTTTTGTGTGGCTGTCCGTCAAtgtgttgatataatataatattattacttatcagtGTTGGAAAGTACATGAGTAAAAGTAATCAGATTCTTTTTAAGTTCCAACTCAAacacgtattttaaataatttctacttTTCTAGTATCTgtatttgtagtttgtacttgagtcttgaatacttttaaaaagtatcttttacaacacaaaattatatattaataagaattgaaataaataagtatacaaatttaaattcttacCTTTTCCCAGTCCCAAGttgctattttttattttggccTTTTCTCGGCGAAATGAACTTTGTAAactatgcattttattttttatctcttCCACATCTTTAttcaattttctcaaaattaaACACCACGCATCGTGTTTcgcatttattgaaaaatacgaTGGATTTTGTGGATCCCATAGTACTTCATTTAGTCGAAATTCTTCGATTAATTCGAAACTTAATTCACTGGGCcagtcaattttaaataattattctcaCTGGCATACGACGCACAacataaaaccaaaataacGGTCCACGTGGTGTTTCTTTGAGCAAGACCAAAATACCGACAGTAATCGGCTCGACATTCGACCTATTCGGCGAACGTTAACGAATAAATCCGAATGCTCACGCACACGTCTACACGCTCGCACGATGGGTCTCACGCAAACATGGGTGAGCATTCTTCACTTTTAGGCTGGGGCCACACGAGCGTACAAAATGCGTTGATACGCACGTACTTTTTGACGCGCGTTGTAGGACTACATTATCGGTTATGGGAGCAGACACACGAGTAACGCGCGTTAAAAATAACGCACGTTAATACGGACGTCAAATTTTATCGACGTATTATCTCTTCGACGCACGTCCAACGGACGTCGAACATATCAAcgccaaaattaaatttgtattgtttttaaatatgaacGTCAACTGCGTGGTCACACCGGCGCACTTTTGTATACGCAGTACGCACGTTATATCCTATCCAGACGTTTTTGACCCACTCGTccacgtgtaatattataatatacaaaaataattataattagtattattattataagcactaaaataattattatggcaGCAAATGTTGACTGcgagattttaataaatgagGTGCAAAAAAGGCCATTGTTGTGGAACACTGCAGACGAAAACTACAAagacaaaacgaaaaaaaatacggcATGGAGGGAGATTGCCTTAAGTATCATTAGCAAgtttcaagaaaaaaataactctgaacaaaaagtaatttgtaagtattttattttattttattatttatataatacaatataatacatcggTACACAATTCGAAAATACGttaattcttttataaattaagtttttgattatattttacccATCTGCCATTCCAATTGTCCTTCTTcacttacaaaataattagataaCGCATCACGATAACGGTTAAGACTTCGAGGTACCAAATAGTTTTCAACAATGCTAAGTTCTTCAAAGCCACTGATTGCTAGTGTATCGTCAAACTTGAACCCATCCCGGTCACgaacaaaattatgtaaaacgcAACAACATTTAACAATATCGACTGCGAAATCTACGTGTACATCGATCGGTCTGTGAAATATACGCCACTTATTAGAAAGAATGCAAAATGTACACTCTACGTATCGTCTTGCGCGTGATAGacgatagttaaatattttttttcgaactGGGAAATGAGTACCAGAGTAGGGTCGAAGTAAGTGCTTGTCCAGACCAAATGCTTCGTCTCCAACAAACGCGTATGGTAATGAAATATCAACTCCTGGTACTGTTGTTGATGCaggtatattcaaattattttttttcaaattttcccaAAGTGCCGAGTTTTTAAAGATAGTTGAATCTGAATATTTTCCATAAGATCCAACATCTACATAAATGAACTTGTAGTTTTCGTCGGCAATAGCTAGCAGTCCAATGGAAAAGTAATgcttataattcatatataatGAACCACTTCTTTCCGGTTTTATGATTCGGATATGTTTTCCATCAACAGCACCTAAGCAGTTTGGAAAATTTGCTCTTTCATTGAATTCTTTGGCAATTTTAAGCCACATACCCTGATCAGGGATGGGAATGCATATTTCTTTTAATCTGTTCCAAATACTTTTGCATACTTTTCTGACGACTTCACTTGCAGTACTTCTCCCAATCCGATAGTTATAATGCAGTTCTTTAAAACTGCACCCTGAAGCGAGGTATCTGGtggataaaataacataaaaaaatcaaataatttaaaaactaattaaaacaatttaataataatttaaaaccaaataaacaaaaatatccaCTTAATAACCATTATGTGAAAAaagtaaacttatttttattttttattt
This genomic window from Metopolophium dirhodum isolate CAU chromosome 1, ASM1992520v1, whole genome shotgun sequence contains:
- the LOC132932776 gene encoding uncharacterized protein LOC132932776, producing MDPDEVFSFSSLTYLYLKQKRTKREHWVHPINCERYTNGHYVKLYNKLREDSSKFFNYFRMSVRSFDELLLCIKNDIQLQNTNMRLAIQPEEMLVITLRYLASGCSFKELHYNYRIGRSTASEVVRKVCKSIWNRLKEICIPIPDQGAVDGKHIRIIKPERSGSLYMNYKHYFSIGLLAIADENYKFIYVDVGSYGKYSDSTIFKNSALWENLKKNNLNIPASTTVPGVDISLPYAFVGDEAFGLDKHLLRPYSGTHFPVRKKIFNYRLSRARRYVECTFCILSNKWRIFHRPIDVHVDFAVDIVKCCCVLHNFVRDRDGFKFDDTLAISGFEELSIVENYLVPRSLNRYRDALSNYFVSEEGQLEWQMGKI